One Serpentinicella alkaliphila DNA segment encodes these proteins:
- a CDS encoding AlbA family DNA-binding domain-containing protein has protein sequence MSQSLDIQRLKALIKNKEGVKLDFKEILNLKTESDKKEFVKDVIAIANSVGGRGYLIIGIKDTTKEIKGINPEDLNEERIQQIISYRCDPPVNLLVETVNYQDKYVGVITIFKSPLKPHQMRQTGAFYIRRGSTTDFARRYEIANMFQEIGLISNELIPLYNLGIDVLNRQLIKEYIKKLGLSLNESVEKDIWLSLGITYYDDDTNKLYPTLGGLLLFCEHPQIYMPYFGIKIITYDQKMKKITNIGGNIIDMLNRSQEFLQTYFKPYDYPIEPVFQCIVNAVVHRDYFDLTKEIVVVIGSTKIEVSNPGTLPKGTNPQTIIRELNPAKRNNWLYQRLMTLDKENRFLGTNYSLQNLIGMFPKNTLRLLNIERRNLFKVILPGFKVDKIFKNI, from the coding sequence GTGAGTCAATCTTTGGATATACAAAGACTAAAGGCTTTAATAAAGAATAAAGAAGGAGTAAAACTAGATTTTAAGGAAATATTGAATTTAAAAACAGAGTCAGATAAAAAAGAATTTGTTAAGGATGTAATAGCAATAGCCAATTCTGTAGGTGGCAGAGGATATTTGATTATTGGTATTAAAGATACGACAAAAGAAATAAAAGGGATTAATCCTGAGGATCTAAACGAAGAGAGGATACAACAAATAATTAGCTATAGATGTGACCCACCTGTAAACCTCCTGGTAGAAACGGTGAATTATCAGGACAAATATGTTGGAGTAATCACTATTTTTAAGAGTCCACTTAAACCTCATCAGATGCGACAAACAGGTGCCTTTTATATACGTAGAGGTTCTACTACAGACTTTGCCAGAAGATATGAAATTGCCAACATGTTTCAAGAGATTGGTTTAATAAGCAATGAGTTAATTCCTCTATATAATCTTGGTATCGATGTATTAAATAGACAATTAATAAAAGAATATATCAAAAAATTAGGGTTATCATTAAATGAATCTGTGGAAAAGGATATATGGTTAAGTCTTGGAATTACTTATTATGATGATGATACAAATAAACTTTATCCAACCCTAGGGGGACTTCTGCTGTTTTGTGAGCACCCTCAAATATATATGCCTTATTTTGGGATTAAAATAATTACATATGATCAGAAAATGAAGAAGATAACAAATATTGGTGGTAATATAATAGATATGCTTAATAGGTCACAAGAATTTTTGCAAACATATTTTAAGCCCTATGATTATCCCATAGAACCTGTATTTCAATGCATTGTAAATGCAGTTGTTCATAGGGATTATTTTGATCTAACCAAGGAGATAGTGGTGGTTATTGGAAGTACAAAGATAGAAGTTAGTAATCCAGGCACTCTACCTAAGGGAACTAATCCACAGACCATTATTAGAGAGCTGAATCCAGCCAAAAGGAACAATTGGCTATATCAAAGGCTGATGACATTAGATAAGGAAAATAGATTTCTGGGGACAAATTATAGCCTGCAAAATTTAATTGGTATGTTTCCAAAAAATACCTTGAGATTACTAAATATTGAAAGACGAAACCTTTTCAAGGTAATACTTCCAGGATTTAAGGTGGATAAAATATTCAAAAACATTTAA
- a CDS encoding Dps family protein: MIKKLRGGNMQNENHNEILNEDFKIVQQNVSEFQDDFKLSKSGFDTTMPGHTTNHPQNMVLRQQPRTVRSEGSGISLPADVRLEMGLMLDDHLCALNVALHQYTKHHWLTEGAESFLSLHHLLDEHIDVTQDHIDRVGERVARLGVVPTAHPVTQHELSYIKHEVEGRYTMRDFLRNDLEHEIKIQHMLRKTIARAHELKDFGTVQVLEEVLLKREDLGYHLWSVLEDDSLVRGMKHFFDGNNDISKTRPINPRIQ, from the coding sequence ATGATAAAAAAATTAAGAGGTGGAAATATGCAAAATGAAAACCATAATGAGATTTTGAACGAGGACTTTAAAATAGTTCAACAAAACGTAAGTGAGTTTCAAGATGATTTCAAATTATCAAAATCTGGTTTTGACACAACTATGCCAGGTCATACAACAAACCATCCACAAAACATGGTTTTACGTCAGCAGCCAAGAACCGTAAGATCTGAAGGGTCTGGGATCAGTCTTCCAGCTGATGTTCGTTTAGAAATGGGGCTAATGCTTGATGATCACTTATGCGCTTTAAATGTCGCATTACACCAATACACAAAGCATCACTGGTTAACGGAGGGAGCAGAATCTTTCTTAAGTTTACATCATTTGTTAGATGAACATATTGATGTTACACAGGATCATATCGATAGAGTAGGTGAGCGAGTAGCAAGATTAGGGGTCGTTCCAACGGCACATCCTGTGACTCAACATGAATTATCTTATATCAAACATGAAGTTGAAGGTCGATATACGATGCGCGACTTTTTACGTAATGACCTTGAGCATGAAATTAAAATTCAACATATGTTAAGAAAAACAATTGCACGTGCACATGAACTTAAGGATTTTGGTACTGTTCAGGTTTTAGAAGAGGTTTTACTTAAGCGTGAAGATTTAGGGTATCATCTATGGAGTGTTTTGGAAGATGACTCTTTAGTCAGAGGAATGAAACATTTTTTTGACGGGAATAATGATATCTCTAAAACACGCCCTATCAATCCAAGGATTCAATAA
- a CDS encoding response regulator transcription factor: MSFREKDIVELIAQGLSNREIAEQLFISEGTIRNNLSVILEKLQIRDRTQLAIYYWRKS, encoded by the coding sequence TTGTCATTTAGAGAAAAGGATATTGTAGAATTAATAGCACAGGGTCTTTCCAATCGTGAGATCGCTGAGCAGTTATTTATTAGTGAAGGAACGATACGTAATAATCTGTCAGTTATCCTGGAAAAATTGCAAATAAGGGATCGAACACAATTGGCAATCTATTATTGGAGGAAATCATAG
- a CDS encoding IS110 family transposase, giving the protein MSIALPNQTFVGKPFKILHSDLNSLAMTVSKIKEAEELYSLESRIFIESTGIYHYPLFCYLRDKGFHVSVINPIITKNSTNINIRKVHNDRFDSKKAALIGLKPDLKVSLMPSQLALNLRNLSREYYDLGWQVILSTLAKSG; this is encoded by the coding sequence ATGTCTATTGCACTACCTAACCAAACCTTTGTGGGTAAGCCTTTTAAAATCCTACACTCTGATTTAAATTCCCTTGCTATGACTGTTTCAAAAATAAAAGAAGCAGAAGAGTTGTATTCTTTGGAAAGTCGTATTTTCATCGAATCCACGGGAATTTATCATTACCCCCTCTTCTGCTATCTTCGTGATAAAGGATTTCATGTCTCCGTGATTAATCCTATCATCACTAAGAATAGCACAAACATTAACATTAGAAAAGTGCATAATGACAGATTTGATTCAAAAAAAGCTGCTTTAATCGGTTTAAAGCCTGATTTAAAGGTTTCTCTTATGCCGTCGCAGCTTGCCCTTAATTTAAGAAATCTCTCAAGGGAATATTATGACCTTGGCTGGCAAGTAATTCTGTCAACTCTTGCAAAGTCAGGATAA
- the hepT gene encoding type VII toxin-antitoxin system HepT family RNase toxin: protein MVNEDTLMTRLNKLKENIAFLDNIKKYTEVEYVKNPFIYGSSERFFHLAIECDMRYRKPETNRDVFEILYENEIITLELKENLSDMASFRNILVHDYVKIDRGVVYKIITEDIEDLMLYMKEIVRYFYG, encoded by the coding sequence GTGGTGAATGAAGATACATTAATGACTAGATTAAACAAGTTAAAGGAAAATATAGCTTTTTTAGATAATATAAAAAAATATACTGAAGTTGAGTACGTAAAAAATCCTTTTATATATGGATCTAGCGAGAGATTTTTCCACTTAGCTATAGAATGTGATATGAGATACAGAAAGCCAGAGACTAATAGAGATGTGTTTGAAATACTATATGAAAATGAAATTATAACTTTAGAACTAAAAGAAAACCTTAGTGACATGGCTTCTTTTAGAAATATACTTGTTCATGACTATGTTAAGATAGATCGGGGAGTGGTTTATAAAATTATTACTGAGGACATTGAGGATCTAATGTTATATATGAAGGAAATTGTTAGGTATTTTTATGGATAG
- a CDS encoding nucleotidyltransferase family protein: MEKESLLQKLDEFLVQVNLQYPIEFAYLFGSFAIEKNNNESDVDIAIMFQENMNLRRKL, translated from the coding sequence ATGGAAAAGGAGAGTCTGCTACAAAAATTAGATGAATTTCTAGTTCAAGTTAACTTGCAATATCCTATAGAGTTTGCTTATCTATTTGGATCTTTTGCAATAGAAAAAAATAATAATGAAAGTGATGTTGATATTGCAATTATGTTTCAAGAAAATATGAATCTAAGAAGGAAGTTATAA
- a CDS encoding helix-turn-helix domain-containing protein, which produces MAIIIRLDRVLADRKMQLSELSEGVGISIVNLSNLKTGKVKAIRFSTLEAICRFLKCQPGDLLEYFEE; this is translated from the coding sequence ATGGCAATTATTATAAGGCTAGATAGAGTGCTAGCAGATAGGAAAATGCAACTGAGTGAGCTTTCTGAAGGAGTAGGAATAAGTATTGTAAATTTATCTAACTTAAAAACGGGCAAAGTAAAGGCTATAAGATTTTCTACACTAGAGGCCATTTGTAGGTTTCTAAAATGTCAGCCAGGGGATTTGTTAGAGTATTTTGAAGAGTAA
- a CDS encoding DUF2975 domain-containing protein, with protein sequence MKDSPYALKVKKIAGYLRVVMGGLFWITLLGMGLLIVAAIVVPFLSDDIFIVKEANNKGFTLSMDSLIRYRMDASHVGVSVKSIYRSIAWIAAFTSGGFIIILKQLISLLETVETDKPFAKENEKRLTIIGVILILGSIILRITGAMAAKTIITTLNITNLDININIDLFMAFTGFMMLILAGIFKYGNYLQEEYDSTL encoded by the coding sequence ATGAAAGATAGTCCATATGCTTTAAAAGTAAAAAAAATCGCTGGTTATTTAAGAGTTGTGATGGGAGGGCTTTTTTGGATTACTTTGTTAGGAATGGGTTTACTAATAGTGGCAGCGATCGTTGTTCCATTCTTATCTGATGATATTTTTATAGTAAAAGAAGCTAACAACAAAGGATTTACTTTATCTATGGACAGTTTAATTCGATACAGAATGGATGCATCTCATGTGGGAGTTTCTGTAAAATCAATTTATAGATCCATTGCTTGGATAGCTGCATTTACGTCAGGAGGCTTCATTATTATACTCAAGCAGTTGATATCACTACTGGAAACTGTTGAAACTGATAAGCCTTTTGCTAAGGAAAATGAAAAGCGACTAACTATTATTGGGGTAATACTAATACTGGGGTCTATTATTTTAAGAATTACTGGTGCTATGGCAGCAAAAACGATTATTACTACCTTAAATATAACGAATTTAGATATAAATATAAACATTGACCTCTTTATGGCTTTTACAGGTTTTATGATGCTGATTCTGGCAGGTATTTTTAAATATGGAAATTATCTTCAAGAAGAATACGATTCGACATTGTAA
- the ppdK gene encoding pyruvate, phosphate dikinase: MKSLLGGKGANLGEMTKIGLPVPGGFTVTTEACNEYYVRGAKLWDELKEEIFNHLAELEGKTGKKLGDLDNPLLVSVRSGSVFSMPGMMDTILNLGLNDKSVVGMANATDNKRFAYDSYRRFIQMFGDVVLEIPKYKFDTILHRRKNDKGIEHDTELTWEDLRDISELYKEVVRKEKNIEFPQDTREQLLMATEAVFKSWNNPRAIIYRRLNDIPNHLGTAVNIQSMVFGNMGDTCGTGVAFTRNPSTGENLLYGEFLLNAQGEDVVAGIRTPKPIAELDRLMPEAYQQFVDVCNLLEKHYRDMQDIEFTIENKNLYVLQTRNGKRTAAAAINIAVEMVEEGLITKEEAIMRVEPNQLDQLLHPTFDSEQLAKSTLLTKGLPASSGAASGKAYFTPEDVVHANSLGEKAILLRTDTSPEDLEGMVACQGILTARGGMTSHAAVVARGMGKCCIVGAGEIRIDEESKTFTINGRVYNEGHAISLDGNTGDVYDGEIPTKSPELIGNFEVLMAWADEIRKLKIRTNADTPKDTKQAIIFGAEGIGLCRTEHMFFEESRIAVVRQMILSRNVEERKDALEQLLPMQRQDFIEIFREMGSRPVTVRLLDPPLHEFLPHEEEDIVKLAKKMNISVSQLKNVVAELKEVNPMLGHRGCRLAVTYPEIYEMQVRAILEAAIILKEEENLTVIPEIMVPLVGQLTELKYIKNLMIKTANEVIQEKGVKIDYLIGTMIEVPRAAITADEIAEEAEFFSFGTNDLTQMTFGFSRDDAGRFIGEYVEKNILEKDPFQRLDRAGVGKLIKIAADLGKQTRPNIKLGICGEHGGDPSSIEFCHQLGLDYVSCSPFRVPIARLAAAQAALRLPQK; the protein is encoded by the coding sequence ATGAAATCCCTATTAGGTGGTAAAGGTGCTAACTTGGGAGAAATGACTAAAATAGGACTACCTGTACCAGGTGGTTTTACTGTTACAACTGAGGCCTGTAACGAATATTATGTTAGAGGTGCAAAGCTTTGGGATGAGCTCAAAGAAGAAATTTTTAATCATCTTGCTGAATTAGAGGGGAAGACTGGTAAGAAGCTAGGGGATCTAGATAATCCACTGTTGGTGTCTGTTAGATCAGGTAGTGTATTTTCAATGCCTGGAATGATGGATACAATTTTAAATTTAGGTCTAAATGATAAATCAGTAGTTGGAATGGCTAATGCAACTGATAACAAAAGATTTGCATATGACAGCTATAGACGATTTATTCAAATGTTTGGTGATGTAGTTTTGGAGATACCTAAATATAAATTTGATACTATACTTCATAGAAGAAAAAATGATAAAGGAATTGAACATGATACCGAGTTAACATGGGAAGATTTAAGAGATATTTCTGAATTATATAAAGAAGTAGTTAGAAAAGAAAAGAATATAGAGTTTCCTCAAGATACTAGAGAGCAGCTATTAATGGCTACTGAAGCTGTATTTAAATCATGGAACAATCCTAGGGCAATAATATATCGTAGATTAAATGATATTCCAAATCATCTAGGGACAGCAGTAAATATTCAATCAATGGTATTTGGTAACATGGGAGACACATGTGGAACAGGAGTTGCATTTACTCGAAATCCATCAACCGGAGAAAATCTATTATATGGAGAATTTTTACTAAATGCACAAGGTGAAGATGTTGTTGCTGGAATAAGAACGCCAAAACCAATAGCTGAACTTGATAGATTAATGCCTGAAGCATATCAACAGTTTGTTGATGTATGCAATCTTTTAGAAAAGCATTACAGGGATATGCAGGATATTGAATTTACAATTGAAAATAAAAATCTATATGTGCTACAAACTAGAAATGGAAAAAGAACTGCTGCTGCAGCAATTAATATTGCAGTGGAGATGGTAGAAGAAGGGTTAATAACTAAAGAAGAGGCTATAATGAGAGTTGAACCAAACCAATTGGATCAATTATTACATCCTACATTTGATAGTGAACAACTAGCAAAATCCACATTATTAACTAAAGGTCTACCAGCGTCTTCAGGGGCAGCGTCAGGAAAAGCATATTTTACTCCTGAGGATGTTGTTCATGCAAATAGTTTAGGTGAAAAAGCAATTCTACTTCGTACAGATACATCTCCTGAGGATTTAGAAGGTATGGTAGCCTGCCAAGGTATACTAACAGCCAGAGGAGGTATGACTTCACATGCGGCAGTAGTTGCCCGTGGTATGGGTAAATGTTGTATTGTTGGAGCTGGGGAAATTAGAATTGATGAAGAGAGCAAAACATTTACTATAAATGGTAGAGTTTACAACGAAGGTCATGCTATTTCATTAGATGGTAATACTGGTGATGTTTATGATGGGGAGATACCTACTAAAAGCCCTGAATTAATAGGTAATTTCGAAGTTTTAATGGCATGGGCGGATGAAATTAGAAAATTAAAAATAAGAACTAATGCTGATACACCAAAGGATACGAAACAAGCAATTATTTTTGGTGCTGAAGGAATTGGATTATGTAGAACAGAGCATATGTTCTTTGAAGAGTCAAGAATTGCAGTAGTTAGACAAATGATTCTTTCAAGAAATGTTGAAGAAAGAAAGGATGCTTTAGAACAATTATTGCCGATGCAAAGACAGGACTTTATTGAAATCTTTAGAGAAATGGGAAGTAGACCAGTAACTGTTAGATTACTAGACCCGCCTTTACATGAATTCCTACCTCATGAGGAAGAGGATATTGTAAAACTTGCAAAAAAAATGAATATTTCAGTTAGTCAACTAAAAAATGTTGTGGCAGAATTAAAAGAAGTAAACCCTATGCTTGGTCACAGAGGTTGCAGACTAGCAGTAACATATCCAGAAATTTATGAAATGCAAGTGAGAGCAATATTAGAGGCTGCTATTATTCTTAAAGAAGAAGAAAATCTAACTGTAATACCAGAAATAATGGTACCTTTAGTTGGGCAGTTAACTGAGTTAAAATATATTAAAAACCTTATGATAAAAACAGCAAATGAAGTAATTCAAGAAAAGGGTGTAAAAATTGACTACTTAATTGGAACAATGATTGAAGTTCCTAGAGCAGCTATTACTGCAGATGAAATTGCTGAAGAAGCGGAATTTTTCTCATTTGGTACAAATGACCTTACTCAAATGACATTTGGATTTTCAAGAGATGACGCTGGTAGATTTATCGGAGAATATGTTGAGAAGAATATATTAGAAAAAGACCCATTCCAAAGATTAGATAGAGCTGGGGTAGGTAAGTTAATAAAAATAGCTGCAGATTTAGGAAAGCAAACTAGACCCAATATTAAGCTAGGTATATGTGGAGAGCATGGCGGAGACCCATCATCAATAGAGTTCTGTCACCAATTAGGATTAGACTATGTGTCATGTTCACCGTTTAGAGTGCCAATAGCAAGACTTGCAGCTGCACAGGCGGCGCTACGTCTACCTCAAAAATAG